One region of Drosophila subobscura isolate 14011-0131.10 chromosome J, UCBerk_Dsub_1.0, whole genome shotgun sequence genomic DNA includes:
- the LOC117894241 gene encoding pantothenate kinase 3 isoform X6 — protein sequence MIEDDPVSLSYHLAKAMPWFGMDIGGTLTKLVYFEPKDITPDEQDREAGILRNIRRYLTRNSAYGKTGHRDTHLQMDNVEIRKRRGSLHFIRFQTTDMGNFLSLAKQKGMAELVTTVCATGGGAFKFEKDFRDQVNMKLAKFDELDTLIKGILFADLHNRTECYYYEHARDIIKSEKRAFNFSQPFPFILVNVGSGVSILAVYGPDNYKRISGTSLGGGTFLGLCCLLTGCTTFEEAIQLATKGDNRKVDKLVKDIYGGDYNRFGLPGDLVASSFGQMHIDDKRVSVSREDLANATLVTITNNIGSIARMCALNEKIDRVVFVGNFLRVNPISMKLLAYAMEFWSNGTMKGLFLEHEGYFGALGCLLQFNGELAAALNEGLDHPQSTEHTVPDDSASASAAESPSIPSTADKPSGNSSPLSTATKHSTR from the exons ATGATAGAGGATGATCCGGTATCCCTGAGCTACCATTTGGCGAAAG CAATGCCATGGTTTGGCATGGACATTGGCGGCACCCTCACAAAATTGGTTTACTTTGAGCCGAAGGACATCACGCCCGACGAACAGGATCGCGAGGCGGGCATTTTACGGAATATACGCCGTTATTTAACAAGAAACTCTGCATATGGCAAAACCGGACACCGCGACACGCACTTGCAG ATGGACAATGTGGAGATACGCAAGCGACGTGGTTCCCTGCATTTCATTCGGTTTCAGACCACAGACATGGGCAACTTTCTGTCCCTGGCCAAGCAAAAGGGCATGGCCGAACTGGTGACCACTGTCTGCGCCACTGGCGGTGGAGCCTTCAAATTCGAGAAGGATTTCCGTGATCAAGTGAACATGAAGCTGGCCAAATTCGATGAACTGGACACGCTCATCAAGGGCATACTCTTTGCCGATCTGCACAATCGCACCGAATGCTACTACTACGAGCATGCACGGGACATAAT CAAAAGCGAGAAGCGTGCATTCAATTTTTCAcaaccatttccattcataTTGGTGAATGTTGGCTCCGGCGTCTCCATTCTGGCTGTCTACGGACCCGACAACTACAAACGCATCTCAGGCACAAG CTTGGGCGGCGGCACATTCCTGGGTCTATGCTGTTTGCTTACCGGCTGCACAACCTTCGAGGAAGCCATACAGCTGGCCACCAAGGGCGACAACAGAAAGGTGGACAAGTTGGTCAAGGATATTTATGGCGGCGATTACAATCGCTTTGGTCTGCCCGGCGATTTGGTGGCATCCAG CTTTGGCCAAATGCACATTGACGACAAGCGGGTTTCAGTGTCCCGCGAGGATCTGGCCAATGCCACACTAGTCACAATAACTAACAATATTGGTTCCATTGCGCGCATGTGTGCCCTGAATGAGAAGATTGACAGG GTGGTGTTTGTGGGCAACTTTCTGCGTGTGAATCCCATATCCATGAAGCTGCTGGCGTACGCCATGGAATTCTGGTCGAATGGCACAATGAAGGGACTCTTCCTGGAGCATGAGGGATACTTTGGTGCCCTGGGTTGTCTGCTGCAGTTCAATGGCGAGCTAGCAGCTGCTCTGAATGAAGGCCTGGATCATCCGCaaagcacagagcacacagtCCCAGATGACAGTGCCAGTGCGAGTGCAGCAGAGTCGCCTTCGATCCCCTCCACGGCGGACAAACCGTCGGGTAATTCATCGCCGCTttcgacagcaacaaaacactcTACTAGGTAG
- the LOC117894241 gene encoding pantothenate kinase 3 isoform X4 yields the protein MIEDDPVSLSYHLAKAMPWFGMDIGGTLTKLVYFEPKDITPDEQDREAGILRNIRRYLTRNSAYGKTGHRDTHLQMDNVEIRKRRGSLHFIRFQTTDMGNFLSLAKQKGMAELVTTVCATGGGAFKFEKDFRDQVNMKLAKFDELDTLIKGILFADLHNRTECYYYEHARDIIFDETLSCSKSEKRAFNFSQPFPFILVNVGSGVSILAVYGPDNYKRISGTSLGGGTFLGLCCLLTGCTTFEEAIQLATKGDNRKVDKLVKDIYGGDYNRFGLPGDLVASSFGQMHIDDKRVSVSREDLANATLVTITNNIGSIARMCALNEKIDRVVFVGNFLRVNPISMKLLAYAMEFWSNGTMKGLFLEHEGYFGALGCLLQFNGELAAALNEGLDHPQSTEHTVPDDSASASAAESPSIPSTADKPSGNSSPLSTATKHSTR from the exons ATGATAGAGGATGATCCGGTATCCCTGAGCTACCATTTGGCGAAAG CAATGCCATGGTTTGGCATGGACATTGGCGGCACCCTCACAAAATTGGTTTACTTTGAGCCGAAGGACATCACGCCCGACGAACAGGATCGCGAGGCGGGCATTTTACGGAATATACGCCGTTATTTAACAAGAAACTCTGCATATGGCAAAACCGGACACCGCGACACGCACTTGCAG ATGGACAATGTGGAGATACGCAAGCGACGTGGTTCCCTGCATTTCATTCGGTTTCAGACCACAGACATGGGCAACTTTCTGTCCCTGGCCAAGCAAAAGGGCATGGCCGAACTGGTGACCACTGTCTGCGCCACTGGCGGTGGAGCCTTCAAATTCGAGAAGGATTTCCGTGATCAAGTGAACATGAAGCTGGCCAAATTCGATGAACTGGACACGCTCATCAAGGGCATACTCTTTGCCGATCTGCACAATCGCACCGAATGCTACTACTACGAGCATGCACGGGACATAAT TTTCGATGAAACTCTCTCATGCAGCAAAAGCGAGAAGCGTGCATTCAATTTTTCAcaaccatttccattcataTTGGTGAATGTTGGCTCCGGCGTCTCCATTCTGGCTGTCTACGGACCCGACAACTACAAACGCATCTCAGGCACAAG CTTGGGCGGCGGCACATTCCTGGGTCTATGCTGTTTGCTTACCGGCTGCACAACCTTCGAGGAAGCCATACAGCTGGCCACCAAGGGCGACAACAGAAAGGTGGACAAGTTGGTCAAGGATATTTATGGCGGCGATTACAATCGCTTTGGTCTGCCCGGCGATTTGGTGGCATCCAG CTTTGGCCAAATGCACATTGACGACAAGCGGGTTTCAGTGTCCCGCGAGGATCTGGCCAATGCCACACTAGTCACAATAACTAACAATATTGGTTCCATTGCGCGCATGTGTGCCCTGAATGAGAAGATTGACAGG GTGGTGTTTGTGGGCAACTTTCTGCGTGTGAATCCCATATCCATGAAGCTGCTGGCGTACGCCATGGAATTCTGGTCGAATGGCACAATGAAGGGACTCTTCCTGGAGCATGAGGGATACTTTGGTGCCCTGGGTTGTCTGCTGCAGTTCAATGGCGAGCTAGCAGCTGCTCTGAATGAAGGCCTGGATCATCCGCaaagcacagagcacacagtCCCAGATGACAGTGCCAGTGCGAGTGCAGCAGAGTCGCCTTCGATCCCCTCCACGGCGGACAAACCGTCGGGTAATTCATCGCCGCTttcgacagcaacaaaacactcTACTAGGTAG
- the LOC117894241 gene encoding pantothenate kinase 3 isoform X1 — protein MKVPTRDSKYSFNLKIFKLHNDKKSTSASLAPTAAHPPSSTSPVISTKRNSWRTAWREAMGKGAKEPKETDASSPAVVEQPQTKQCQSSCDFMLSGAASPAASPAASSAVSPVDELMSMPWFGMDIGGTLTKLVYFEPKDITPDEQDREAGILRNIRRYLTRNSAYGKTGHRDTHLQMDNVEIRKRRGSLHFIRFQTTDMGNFLSLAKQKGMAELVTTVCATGGGAFKFEKDFRDQVNMKLAKFDELDTLIKGILFADLHNRTECYYYEHARDIIFDETLSCSKSEKRAFNFSQPFPFILVNVGSGVSILAVYGPDNYKRISGTSLGGGTFLGLCCLLTGCTTFEEAIQLATKGDNRKVDKLVKDIYGGDYNRFGLPGDLVASSFGQMHIDDKRVSVSREDLANATLVTITNNIGSIARMCALNEKIDRVVFVGNFLRVNPISMKLLAYAMEFWSNGTMKGLFLEHEGYFGALGCLLQFNGELAAALNEGLDHPQSTEHTVPDDSASASAAESPSIPSTADKPSGNSSPLSTATKHSTR, from the exons atgaaagttcCGACGCGCGActcaaaatattcatttaatttgaaaatattcaaattgcaCAACGATAAGAAATCCACAAGCGCCTCGCTGGCACCCACCGCGGCACATCCACCCAGTAGTACTTCACCTGTGATCtcaacaaaacgaaactcaTGGCGCACTGCATGGCGCGAGGCTATGGGCAAGGGCGCCAAGGAACCAAAGGAGACGGATGCGTCATCTCCTGCAGTTGTTGaacagccacaaacaaaacagtgTCAAAGTTCCTGCGACTTCATGTTGTCTGGTGCCGCCAGTCCAGCCGCCAGCCCTGCCGCCAGCTCTGCCGTTTCACCCGTGGATGAGCTGATGT CAATGCCATGGTTTGGCATGGACATTGGCGGCACCCTCACAAAATTGGTTTACTTTGAGCCGAAGGACATCACGCCCGACGAACAGGATCGCGAGGCGGGCATTTTACGGAATATACGCCGTTATTTAACAAGAAACTCTGCATATGGCAAAACCGGACACCGCGACACGCACTTGCAG ATGGACAATGTGGAGATACGCAAGCGACGTGGTTCCCTGCATTTCATTCGGTTTCAGACCACAGACATGGGCAACTTTCTGTCCCTGGCCAAGCAAAAGGGCATGGCCGAACTGGTGACCACTGTCTGCGCCACTGGCGGTGGAGCCTTCAAATTCGAGAAGGATTTCCGTGATCAAGTGAACATGAAGCTGGCCAAATTCGATGAACTGGACACGCTCATCAAGGGCATACTCTTTGCCGATCTGCACAATCGCACCGAATGCTACTACTACGAGCATGCACGGGACATAAT TTTCGATGAAACTCTCTCATGCAGCAAAAGCGAGAAGCGTGCATTCAATTTTTCAcaaccatttccattcataTTGGTGAATGTTGGCTCCGGCGTCTCCATTCTGGCTGTCTACGGACCCGACAACTACAAACGCATCTCAGGCACAAG CTTGGGCGGCGGCACATTCCTGGGTCTATGCTGTTTGCTTACCGGCTGCACAACCTTCGAGGAAGCCATACAGCTGGCCACCAAGGGCGACAACAGAAAGGTGGACAAGTTGGTCAAGGATATTTATGGCGGCGATTACAATCGCTTTGGTCTGCCCGGCGATTTGGTGGCATCCAG CTTTGGCCAAATGCACATTGACGACAAGCGGGTTTCAGTGTCCCGCGAGGATCTGGCCAATGCCACACTAGTCACAATAACTAACAATATTGGTTCCATTGCGCGCATGTGTGCCCTGAATGAGAAGATTGACAGG GTGGTGTTTGTGGGCAACTTTCTGCGTGTGAATCCCATATCCATGAAGCTGCTGGCGTACGCCATGGAATTCTGGTCGAATGGCACAATGAAGGGACTCTTCCTGGAGCATGAGGGATACTTTGGTGCCCTGGGTTGTCTGCTGCAGTTCAATGGCGAGCTAGCAGCTGCTCTGAATGAAGGCCTGGATCATCCGCaaagcacagagcacacagtCCCAGATGACAGTGCCAGTGCGAGTGCAGCAGAGTCGCCTTCGATCCCCTCCACGGCGGACAAACCGTCGGGTAATTCATCGCCGCTttcgacagcaacaaaacactcTACTAGGTAG
- the LOC117894241 gene encoding pantothenate kinase 3 isoform X2, with amino-acid sequence MKVPTRDSKYSFNLKIFKLHNDKKSTSASLAPTAAHPPSSTSPVISTKRNSWRTAWREAMGKGAKEPKETDASSPAVVEQPQTKQCQSSCDFMLSGAASPAASPAASSAVSPVDELMSMPWFGMDIGGTLTKLVYFEPKDITPDEQDREAGILRNIRRYLTRNSAYGKTGHRDTHLQMDNVEIRKRRGSLHFIRFQTTDMGNFLSLAKQKGMAELVTTVCATGGGAFKFEKDFRDQVNMKLAKFDELDTLIKGILFADLHNRTECYYYEHARDIIKSEKRAFNFSQPFPFILVNVGSGVSILAVYGPDNYKRISGTSLGGGTFLGLCCLLTGCTTFEEAIQLATKGDNRKVDKLVKDIYGGDYNRFGLPGDLVASSFGQMHIDDKRVSVSREDLANATLVTITNNIGSIARMCALNEKIDRVVFVGNFLRVNPISMKLLAYAMEFWSNGTMKGLFLEHEGYFGALGCLLQFNGELAAALNEGLDHPQSTEHTVPDDSASASAAESPSIPSTADKPSGNSSPLSTATKHSTR; translated from the exons atgaaagttcCGACGCGCGActcaaaatattcatttaatttgaaaatattcaaattgcaCAACGATAAGAAATCCACAAGCGCCTCGCTGGCACCCACCGCGGCACATCCACCCAGTAGTACTTCACCTGTGATCtcaacaaaacgaaactcaTGGCGCACTGCATGGCGCGAGGCTATGGGCAAGGGCGCCAAGGAACCAAAGGAGACGGATGCGTCATCTCCTGCAGTTGTTGaacagccacaaacaaaacagtgTCAAAGTTCCTGCGACTTCATGTTGTCTGGTGCCGCCAGTCCAGCCGCCAGCCCTGCCGCCAGCTCTGCCGTTTCACCCGTGGATGAGCTGATGT CAATGCCATGGTTTGGCATGGACATTGGCGGCACCCTCACAAAATTGGTTTACTTTGAGCCGAAGGACATCACGCCCGACGAACAGGATCGCGAGGCGGGCATTTTACGGAATATACGCCGTTATTTAACAAGAAACTCTGCATATGGCAAAACCGGACACCGCGACACGCACTTGCAG ATGGACAATGTGGAGATACGCAAGCGACGTGGTTCCCTGCATTTCATTCGGTTTCAGACCACAGACATGGGCAACTTTCTGTCCCTGGCCAAGCAAAAGGGCATGGCCGAACTGGTGACCACTGTCTGCGCCACTGGCGGTGGAGCCTTCAAATTCGAGAAGGATTTCCGTGATCAAGTGAACATGAAGCTGGCCAAATTCGATGAACTGGACACGCTCATCAAGGGCATACTCTTTGCCGATCTGCACAATCGCACCGAATGCTACTACTACGAGCATGCACGGGACATAAT CAAAAGCGAGAAGCGTGCATTCAATTTTTCAcaaccatttccattcataTTGGTGAATGTTGGCTCCGGCGTCTCCATTCTGGCTGTCTACGGACCCGACAACTACAAACGCATCTCAGGCACAAG CTTGGGCGGCGGCACATTCCTGGGTCTATGCTGTTTGCTTACCGGCTGCACAACCTTCGAGGAAGCCATACAGCTGGCCACCAAGGGCGACAACAGAAAGGTGGACAAGTTGGTCAAGGATATTTATGGCGGCGATTACAATCGCTTTGGTCTGCCCGGCGATTTGGTGGCATCCAG CTTTGGCCAAATGCACATTGACGACAAGCGGGTTTCAGTGTCCCGCGAGGATCTGGCCAATGCCACACTAGTCACAATAACTAACAATATTGGTTCCATTGCGCGCATGTGTGCCCTGAATGAGAAGATTGACAGG GTGGTGTTTGTGGGCAACTTTCTGCGTGTGAATCCCATATCCATGAAGCTGCTGGCGTACGCCATGGAATTCTGGTCGAATGGCACAATGAAGGGACTCTTCCTGGAGCATGAGGGATACTTTGGTGCCCTGGGTTGTCTGCTGCAGTTCAATGGCGAGCTAGCAGCTGCTCTGAATGAAGGCCTGGATCATCCGCaaagcacagagcacacagtCCCAGATGACAGTGCCAGTGCGAGTGCAGCAGAGTCGCCTTCGATCCCCTCCACGGCGGACAAACCGTCGGGTAATTCATCGCCGCTttcgacagcaacaaaacactcTACTAGGTAG
- the LOC117894241 gene encoding pantothenate kinase 3 isoform X3, with product MPEALHFTSIFDLIIQSAMPWFGMDIGGTLTKLVYFEPKDITPDEQDREAGILRNIRRYLTRNSAYGKTGHRDTHLQMDNVEIRKRRGSLHFIRFQTTDMGNFLSLAKQKGMAELVTTVCATGGGAFKFEKDFRDQVNMKLAKFDELDTLIKGILFADLHNRTECYYYEHARDIIFDETLSCSKSEKRAFNFSQPFPFILVNVGSGVSILAVYGPDNYKRISGTSLGGGTFLGLCCLLTGCTTFEEAIQLATKGDNRKVDKLVKDIYGGDYNRFGLPGDLVASSFGQMHIDDKRVSVSREDLANATLVTITNNIGSIARMCALNEKIDRVVFVGNFLRVNPISMKLLAYAMEFWSNGTMKGLFLEHEGYFGALGCLLQFNGELAAALNEGLDHPQSTEHTVPDDSASASAAESPSIPSTADKPSGNSSPLSTATKHSTR from the exons ATGCCGGAGGCGCTACATTTTACATCGATCTTTGATCTAATCATCCAAAGCG CAATGCCATGGTTTGGCATGGACATTGGCGGCACCCTCACAAAATTGGTTTACTTTGAGCCGAAGGACATCACGCCCGACGAACAGGATCGCGAGGCGGGCATTTTACGGAATATACGCCGTTATTTAACAAGAAACTCTGCATATGGCAAAACCGGACACCGCGACACGCACTTGCAG ATGGACAATGTGGAGATACGCAAGCGACGTGGTTCCCTGCATTTCATTCGGTTTCAGACCACAGACATGGGCAACTTTCTGTCCCTGGCCAAGCAAAAGGGCATGGCCGAACTGGTGACCACTGTCTGCGCCACTGGCGGTGGAGCCTTCAAATTCGAGAAGGATTTCCGTGATCAAGTGAACATGAAGCTGGCCAAATTCGATGAACTGGACACGCTCATCAAGGGCATACTCTTTGCCGATCTGCACAATCGCACCGAATGCTACTACTACGAGCATGCACGGGACATAAT TTTCGATGAAACTCTCTCATGCAGCAAAAGCGAGAAGCGTGCATTCAATTTTTCAcaaccatttccattcataTTGGTGAATGTTGGCTCCGGCGTCTCCATTCTGGCTGTCTACGGACCCGACAACTACAAACGCATCTCAGGCACAAG CTTGGGCGGCGGCACATTCCTGGGTCTATGCTGTTTGCTTACCGGCTGCACAACCTTCGAGGAAGCCATACAGCTGGCCACCAAGGGCGACAACAGAAAGGTGGACAAGTTGGTCAAGGATATTTATGGCGGCGATTACAATCGCTTTGGTCTGCCCGGCGATTTGGTGGCATCCAG CTTTGGCCAAATGCACATTGACGACAAGCGGGTTTCAGTGTCCCGCGAGGATCTGGCCAATGCCACACTAGTCACAATAACTAACAATATTGGTTCCATTGCGCGCATGTGTGCCCTGAATGAGAAGATTGACAGG GTGGTGTTTGTGGGCAACTTTCTGCGTGTGAATCCCATATCCATGAAGCTGCTGGCGTACGCCATGGAATTCTGGTCGAATGGCACAATGAAGGGACTCTTCCTGGAGCATGAGGGATACTTTGGTGCCCTGGGTTGTCTGCTGCAGTTCAATGGCGAGCTAGCAGCTGCTCTGAATGAAGGCCTGGATCATCCGCaaagcacagagcacacagtCCCAGATGACAGTGCCAGTGCGAGTGCAGCAGAGTCGCCTTCGATCCCCTCCACGGCGGACAAACCGTCGGGTAATTCATCGCCGCTttcgacagcaacaaaacactcTACTAGGTAG
- the LOC117894241 gene encoding pantothenate kinase 3 isoform X5, which translates to MPEALHFTSIFDLIIQSAMPWFGMDIGGTLTKLVYFEPKDITPDEQDREAGILRNIRRYLTRNSAYGKTGHRDTHLQMDNVEIRKRRGSLHFIRFQTTDMGNFLSLAKQKGMAELVTTVCATGGGAFKFEKDFRDQVNMKLAKFDELDTLIKGILFADLHNRTECYYYEHARDIIKSEKRAFNFSQPFPFILVNVGSGVSILAVYGPDNYKRISGTSLGGGTFLGLCCLLTGCTTFEEAIQLATKGDNRKVDKLVKDIYGGDYNRFGLPGDLVASSFGQMHIDDKRVSVSREDLANATLVTITNNIGSIARMCALNEKIDRVVFVGNFLRVNPISMKLLAYAMEFWSNGTMKGLFLEHEGYFGALGCLLQFNGELAAALNEGLDHPQSTEHTVPDDSASASAAESPSIPSTADKPSGNSSPLSTATKHSTR; encoded by the exons ATGCCGGAGGCGCTACATTTTACATCGATCTTTGATCTAATCATCCAAAGCG CAATGCCATGGTTTGGCATGGACATTGGCGGCACCCTCACAAAATTGGTTTACTTTGAGCCGAAGGACATCACGCCCGACGAACAGGATCGCGAGGCGGGCATTTTACGGAATATACGCCGTTATTTAACAAGAAACTCTGCATATGGCAAAACCGGACACCGCGACACGCACTTGCAG ATGGACAATGTGGAGATACGCAAGCGACGTGGTTCCCTGCATTTCATTCGGTTTCAGACCACAGACATGGGCAACTTTCTGTCCCTGGCCAAGCAAAAGGGCATGGCCGAACTGGTGACCACTGTCTGCGCCACTGGCGGTGGAGCCTTCAAATTCGAGAAGGATTTCCGTGATCAAGTGAACATGAAGCTGGCCAAATTCGATGAACTGGACACGCTCATCAAGGGCATACTCTTTGCCGATCTGCACAATCGCACCGAATGCTACTACTACGAGCATGCACGGGACATAAT CAAAAGCGAGAAGCGTGCATTCAATTTTTCAcaaccatttccattcataTTGGTGAATGTTGGCTCCGGCGTCTCCATTCTGGCTGTCTACGGACCCGACAACTACAAACGCATCTCAGGCACAAG CTTGGGCGGCGGCACATTCCTGGGTCTATGCTGTTTGCTTACCGGCTGCACAACCTTCGAGGAAGCCATACAGCTGGCCACCAAGGGCGACAACAGAAAGGTGGACAAGTTGGTCAAGGATATTTATGGCGGCGATTACAATCGCTTTGGTCTGCCCGGCGATTTGGTGGCATCCAG CTTTGGCCAAATGCACATTGACGACAAGCGGGTTTCAGTGTCCCGCGAGGATCTGGCCAATGCCACACTAGTCACAATAACTAACAATATTGGTTCCATTGCGCGCATGTGTGCCCTGAATGAGAAGATTGACAGG GTGGTGTTTGTGGGCAACTTTCTGCGTGTGAATCCCATATCCATGAAGCTGCTGGCGTACGCCATGGAATTCTGGTCGAATGGCACAATGAAGGGACTCTTCCTGGAGCATGAGGGATACTTTGGTGCCCTGGGTTGTCTGCTGCAGTTCAATGGCGAGCTAGCAGCTGCTCTGAATGAAGGCCTGGATCATCCGCaaagcacagagcacacagtCCCAGATGACAGTGCCAGTGCGAGTGCAGCAGAGTCGCCTTCGATCCCCTCCACGGCGGACAAACCGTCGGGTAATTCATCGCCGCTttcgacagcaacaaaacactcTACTAGGTAG